A single Hyperolius riggenbachi isolate aHypRig1 chromosome 12, aHypRig1.pri, whole genome shotgun sequence DNA region contains:
- the LOC137542117 gene encoding TBC1 domain family member 24-like codes for MSVSFALPVIITPDEDAWDINTTSYADCGHFVDWDRFPAQPQKRNPSPIEIPHTFKELKRMAREGTWATHRTLRAAAYNQIIKNINCRLFTPNASVYHDVAEQLFGKGGLVDHPLPEFVDGCVMPMYCLNTKGETAVKKILICICNQYPDITYSPSLPAVVALLMHFSEDEAECFERACQLISCTDPHKCYIEQSFLSYEASSMTFGDLAKKYCQAGHKFIAAHSENPAEVFSDWVMWIFGDLPFEYVIRIFDVFLLEGNKVLYRVALALLKQYKAQTDYTGQDVQSDIQDFVKNIAQHICIEKLLDKAFSIRLFSHKEIWLLHMANRKALSQSGITVMQPRQPIHMSVDIMNFSSEIINAQEMRVVWSWIPERFSLYPPVLLFSTMEHGYSLQSFYNHCDGSEPTVLLIKTTTNKVCGAYLSSDWNERRKFCGQVGTFFGTGECFVFTVLPEMERYEWVVVKKPEMVKVAPPSPRSRPRSYSHGSRLSMATQQLQATSSAPSSPSQSANFLTVPMEGTPNRLSPFLSVRHFQLPSKTASMFMCGSSQSLVIGGGGGQALNIDADLNNGRTEHCETFDNPPLCEENFNIGQIEVWGCKNT; via the exons ATGAGTGTCTCTTTTGCTCTCCCGGTCATTATTACACCAGACGAAGATGCCTGGGATATTAATACCACCTCGTATGCTGATTGTGGCCACTTTGTGGACTGGGATCGGTTTCCTGCCCAGCCTCAGAAGAGGAATCCCTCCCCCATTGAGATCCCACACACCTTCAAAGAGCTAAAGAGAATGGCCAGAGAAGGCACTTGGGCTACCCATCGCACCTTGAGGGCAGCAGCCTACAACCAAATCATCAAAAACATCAACTGCCGGCTATTTACACCCAATGCCTCTGTTTATCATGATGTTGCTGAACAGCTTTTTGGTAAGGGTGGACTGGTGGATCACCCTTTGCCAGAGTTTGTAGATGGTTGTGTCATGCCTATGTATTGCCTCAACACCAAAGGCGAAACAGCCGTAAAGAAGATACTCATCTGTATCTGTAACCAATACCCGGACATCACCTATTCTCCCTCTTTACCAGCCGTGGTCGCACTCTTGATGCATTTCAGTGAAGACGAagcggagtgttttgagagggccTGTCAACTGATCTCTTGCACCGATCCCCACAAATGTTACATCGAGCAAAGCTTCTTGTCCTACGAAGCTTCAAGCATGACCTTCGGAGACTTGGCCAAGAAATATTGCCAAGCTGGTCATAAGTTCATCGCCGCCCATTCTGAAAATCCAGCTGAGGTCTTCTCTGACTGGGTAATGTGGATCTTTGGTGACTTGCCCTTTGAGTATGTCATTAGGATCTTTGACGTTTTTCTTCTAGAAGGCAATAAGGTTCTGTATCGGGTGGCTCTAGCGCTGCTGAAGCAGTACAAAGCCCAGACAGATTATACGGGGCAGGATGTTCAGTCTGACATCCAGGACTTTGTGAAGAACATTGCCCAACACATTTGTATAGAGAAACTGTTGGATAAAGCATTCAGTATTCGCCTCTTCTCCCACAAAGAGATTTGGCTGTTGCACATGGCCAACAGGAAAGCCTTATCCCAGAGTGGAATCACCGTCATGCAGCCAAG GCAGCCCATTCACATGTCTGTGGACATCATGAACTTCAGCTCAGAAATCATCAACGCACAGGAAATGAGGGTGGTTTGGTCCTGGATACCAGAACGATTCTCCTTGTACCCGCCTGTACTTCTATTCTCTACAATGGAGCATGGATACAGCTTACAAAG CTTCTATAATCACTGTGATGGGTCTGAGCCGACCGTCCTGCTCATCAAAACAACCACAAATAAG GTGTGCGGAGCGTACCTCTCCTCAGACTGGAATGAAAGACGGAAGTTCTGCGGACAAGTTGGCACATTTTTTGGCACTGGGGAATGTTTTGTGTTTACT GTCCTTCCAGAGATGGAGCGGTATGAGTGGGTGGTGGTGAAGAAGCCGGAGATGGTGAAGGTGGCTCCGCCCTCCCCACGCTCCAGACCCCGCTCTTATTCCCATGGTTCCCGCCTTTCCATGGCCACCCAGCAGTTACAAGCAACGTCCTCAGCACCCTCAAGCCCCTCCCAGTCCGCCAACTTCCTGACAGTTCCGATGGAGGGAACCCCCAACCGCCTGTCTCCGTTCCTTTCGGTCCGCCACTTCCAGCTCCCCTCCAAAACCGCATCCATGTTCATGTGTGGCAGCAGCCAGAGTCTTGTAATAG gtggcggaggaggtcaGGCCTTGAACATTGACGCAGACCTGAACAACGGCCGGACGGAGCACTGCGAGACATTCGACAACCCTCCCCTCTGTGAGGAGAACTTTAACATTGGCCAGATAGAGGTGTGGGGCTGCAAAAATACCTGA